One Acidobacteriota bacterium DNA segment encodes these proteins:
- a CDS encoding serine/threonine protein kinase, producing the protein MPASIGRYQVRDRLGQGGMGVLYLAHDPDLERPVAIKLLRVGSDDLRERFVRESRIAARLQHPHIVGIYDVGVHEGQPFIAMEFIAGDTLADLIKRRSPLSIGRKLALIEDLCEGLAFAHKAGVVHRDVKPANLMVNQEGILKILDFGIARVGDSGMTQVGVLMGTPNYMSPEQVDGLTVDFRSDIFAVGLVLYELLVYQPAFAAKSQHQTLHRILHEEPTPLRELDASLDPELETIVAQALRKRPEERYQDLTLLRADLSRLGQRLVSPARFDETVSPQTPASGARTGGTPRRGLDLSSVMRRRAAQIATHLEAAERAFERADLDAALAACEEAALLDPDEPRTMALIDRVRQAIEDRQVREFLAAARDELDHGSLTGARDLVAQALQMRPDWSEAAELKRTVDARFDAIERERQRQQQVDTCVSRARAALQVFAYEMAARSAAEALELDEGHEEARALRQQALEALEAQRREEAEERARTLVADAERRAATETLDAAIAFLERAGDDHALVVAALDRLRREQAALAARRADEEWVAGHVRRATDATAAGEFAAAREALDAGATRAVDLPDALASLDRARLDLEVAEAAAARAHAIARHLGSAREALAAERWD; encoded by the coding sequence TTGCCCGCCAGCATCGGCCGTTACCAGGTCCGCGACCGCCTCGGGCAGGGCGGGATGGGCGTGCTCTACCTGGCCCACGATCCGGACCTGGAGCGCCCGGTCGCCATCAAACTCCTGCGTGTCGGCAGCGATGACCTGCGCGAGCGGTTCGTTCGCGAGTCGCGCATCGCCGCCCGGCTCCAGCACCCGCACATCGTCGGCATCTACGACGTGGGCGTGCACGAGGGCCAGCCCTTCATCGCGATGGAGTTCATTGCCGGGGACACGCTGGCCGACCTGATCAAGCGGCGGTCGCCGCTGTCGATCGGCCGGAAGCTGGCGCTCATCGAGGACCTGTGCGAGGGCCTCGCGTTCGCTCACAAGGCGGGCGTGGTGCACCGCGACGTGAAGCCCGCCAACCTGATGGTGAACCAGGAGGGCATCCTCAAGATCCTCGACTTCGGCATCGCGCGGGTGGGCGACTCCGGCATGACCCAGGTGGGGGTGCTGATGGGCACGCCCAACTACATGTCGCCGGAGCAGGTCGACGGCCTGACGGTCGACTTTCGCAGCGACATCTTCGCCGTCGGCCTGGTGTTGTACGAACTGCTCGTGTACCAGCCAGCGTTCGCCGCGAAGAGCCAGCACCAGACCCTGCATCGCATCCTGCACGAAGAGCCCACGCCGTTGCGCGAGCTCGACGCGTCGCTCGACCCCGAGCTCGAGACCATCGTGGCCCAGGCGCTTCGAAAGCGCCCGGAGGAGCGCTACCAGGACCTGACGCTGCTCAGGGCGGACCTGAGCCGGCTCGGTCAGCGCCTGGTCTCGCCGGCGCGATTCGACGAGACCGTCTCGCCTCAGACACCGGCATCGGGAGCCCGGACTGGCGGGACACCGAGACGCGGTCTCGACCTCTCGAGCGTGATGCGGCGCCGCGCCGCGCAGATCGCCACTCACCTCGAAGCGGCCGAACGGGCCTTCGAACGCGCCGACCTCGACGCGGCCCTGGCGGCGTGCGAAGAGGCGGCGCTGCTCGATCCCGACGAGCCGCGGACGATGGCATTGATCGACCGGGTGCGACAGGCGATCGAGGACCGGCAGGTCCGAGAGTTCCTGGCGGCCGCGCGGGACGAACTCGACCACGGATCGCTGACGGGCGCGCGCGACCTCGTGGCGCAGGCGCTGCAGATGCGGCCCGACTGGTCCGAGGCCGCCGAGCTGAAGCGGACCGTCGACGCCCGGTTCGACGCGATCGAACGCGAACGCCAGCGCCAGCAGCAGGTCGACACGTGCGTGAGCCGGGCGCGAGCGGCCCTGCAGGTGTTTGCGTACGAAATGGCCGCGCGCTCGGCTGCCGAGGCCCTCGAGCTCGACGAAGGGCATGAGGAGGCCAGAGCGCTTCGCCAGCAGGCGCTCGAGGCTCTCGAGGCCCAGCGGCGGGAGGAGGCCGAGGAACGCGCGCGAACGCTCGTCGCCGACGCGGAGCGACGAGCGGCGACGGAGACGCTCGACGCCGCCATCGCATTCCTCGAACGGGCTGGTGACGACCACGCGCTGGTCGTGGCGGCGCTCGACAGACTGCGACGCGAGCAGGCGGCGCTCGCCGCGAGGCGCGCCGACGAGGAGTGGGTGGCGGGTCACGTGCGCCGCGCCACCGACGCCACGGCTGCGGGTGAGTTCGCAGCGGCCCGGGAGGCTCTGGATGCGGGCGCGACGCGGGCCGTGGATCTGCCCGATGCCCTGGCCAGCCTCGACCGGGCACGGCTCGACCTCGAGGTTGCCGAGGCTGCCGCCGCTCGCGCGCACGCGATCGCCCGCCACCTCGGGTCGGCGCGTGAGGCGCTGGCGGCGGAGCGGTGGGACGA
- a CDS encoding DinB family protein, which yields MNRRVASVEALVAEFAGATDRLHRLVTGLDAGVWSSRPATGGWSVAECVEHLNVTARAYAPLLRSRLDSAPATETSGSRPFRRDVTGWLLCRALEPPARMRARTPPPFEPEGVGSMADTVAAFEGLQRMLVGLLRDAAARGVPLDRLKVASPFNGRVKYSVWSAFRVLAAHQRRHLWQAERVRQALSR from the coding sequence GTGAACCGACGGGTGGCGAGCGTCGAGGCCCTCGTCGCCGAATTCGCCGGCGCGACCGACCGGCTGCACCGCCTCGTCACCGGGCTCGACGCGGGCGTATGGTCGTCCCGGCCGGCGACCGGCGGCTGGTCGGTTGCCGAATGCGTCGAACACCTCAACGTCACGGCGAGGGCGTATGCGCCGCTCCTGCGCAGCCGGCTCGACAGCGCGCCGGCGACCGAAACGTCCGGCAGCCGGCCGTTCCGTCGTGACGTGACCGGCTGGCTACTCTGCCGTGCTCTCGAGCCTCCGGCCAGGATGCGGGCGCGCACGCCACCGCCGTTCGAGCCGGAGGGGGTCGGGTCGATGGCCGACACGGTCGCGGCTTTCGAGGGCCTGCAGCGGATGCTCGTCGGGCTGCTCCGCGACGCCGCCGCGCGTGGAGTGCCGCTCGACCGGCTGAAGGTGGCCTCGCCGTTCAACGGCCGGGTGAAGTACTCGGTCTGGTCGGCCTTCCGCGTGCTCGCGGCACACCAGCGCCGTCACCTCTGGCAGGCCGAGCGCGTCCGGCAGGCACTCTCGCGGTGA
- a CDS encoding ABC transporter permease: MSSLLFDLRQAVRQLGREPAFTALSVVTLALGLGATIALFSVASGLFLQPLPYPEADRIVRLVERRNIGPGGALARGITNDTYHAWRESPATVEQLAAYQTRAFTLGLDEPSRVQAGAVSPALFPLLQVRPFAGRFFEEGDAAPGRDRLVVLSHAAWRDRFASDPDIVGRVISLDEEPYAVVGIAPPGFTFPNRETELWTPLVVPRSVGANPNERTIMLMSAIARLTPGVTPAQAEAEGTAAARSASTRDLASAAMIGGAGESTMQVVRLADDLARDVRPAVLVLMAAVVLVLLAAAANVANLLVARAVARQRELGIRAALGADHARLARQLGAESLVLAACGGLAGLLVAHWLIAVLPAIAPAGFPRLADITVDGRVIAFALLVTLGTGVLFGLAPALHAMRVDLVAALNEGAATAIGGFRRLSGARLRAGLMVVEVALAMVLLVGASLLARSFVALASVDPGYDASNTLSAHVSFPGARYDPEAQARFVERVRERLAALPDVVHAGAVNLLPLTPGNAIVVFNVPPRDAGGPDDMVRAGLRIASPGYVEAMGIPVLEGRALSEWDGPTSQRVLLVNQAYARRYSPDRSVVGTRVPGAFGPGQEWEIVGVVGDVRREGLDAEPEPELWVSYAQVADARGRFGRRASLVVRTTGDPVALAPALHTIVRDVDPLLAVESVMPMAARVSASIAQPRFQAVVLMVFGLSTLALAAVGLYGILSYTVSQRRREIGVRTALGATRADIARLVVGQGLVLTSAGILIGLAAAAVASRFLASLLFGITTTDAVTWTLVPAVLLAVATAAAFVPARRAALVDPVDALRAE, translated from the coding sequence ATGTCCAGCCTGTTGTTCGACCTCCGCCAGGCAGTGCGCCAGCTCGGGCGCGAGCCGGCGTTCACCGCTCTGAGCGTCGTCACGCTTGCTCTGGGCCTCGGCGCGACGATCGCCCTCTTCAGCGTGGCGAGCGGCCTCTTCCTCCAGCCGTTGCCCTACCCCGAGGCCGACCGGATCGTCCGCCTCGTCGAGCGCCGCAACATCGGGCCGGGCGGAGCCCTCGCCCGCGGCATCACGAACGACACGTACCACGCCTGGCGTGAGTCGCCGGCGACCGTCGAGCAGCTCGCTGCCTACCAGACGCGGGCGTTCACACTCGGCCTCGACGAGCCGTCGCGCGTGCAGGCCGGCGCGGTGTCGCCCGCGCTCTTTCCGCTCCTCCAGGTCCGGCCGTTCGCCGGACGGTTCTTCGAGGAAGGCGATGCCGCGCCCGGCCGCGATCGACTCGTCGTGCTGAGCCATGCGGCGTGGCGCGACCGCTTCGCGTCCGATCCCGACATCGTCGGTCGCGTGATCTCGCTCGACGAGGAGCCGTACGCCGTCGTGGGCATCGCTCCACCGGGGTTCACCTTTCCCAATCGGGAGACGGAGCTGTGGACGCCGCTGGTCGTCCCGCGGTCGGTCGGCGCCAACCCGAACGAGCGCACCATCATGTTGATGTCGGCCATCGCGCGTCTGACGCCGGGCGTCACGCCCGCACAGGCCGAGGCAGAGGGCACCGCGGCGGCACGAAGCGCGAGCACCCGCGACCTGGCCAGTGCGGCGATGATCGGCGGGGCGGGCGAATCGACGATGCAAGTGGTGCGCCTGGCCGACGACCTCGCGCGCGACGTGCGTCCCGCCGTGCTGGTCCTGATGGCCGCGGTGGTGCTGGTCCTGCTGGCGGCCGCCGCGAACGTCGCGAACCTGCTCGTGGCGCGGGCGGTCGCTCGCCAGCGCGAGCTCGGCATCCGGGCGGCCCTCGGCGCCGACCACGCGAGGCTCGCGCGGCAGCTGGGGGCCGAGAGTCTGGTGCTGGCGGCCTGCGGCGGTCTCGCGGGGCTGCTCGTCGCGCACTGGCTGATCGCCGTGCTGCCAGCGATCGCGCCGGCAGGGTTTCCACGGCTCGCGGACATCACAGTCGATGGCCGGGTCATCGCGTTCGCGCTGCTCGTCACCCTCGGAACGGGCGTGCTGTTCGGCCTGGCTCCCGCGCTGCACGCGATGCGGGTCGACCTCGTCGCCGCGCTCAACGAGGGGGCGGCCACGGCGATAGGCGGGTTCCGTCGTCTGTCGGGCGCCCGTCTGCGGGCGGGGCTCATGGTGGTCGAGGTGGCGCTCGCCATGGTGCTGCTCGTCGGCGCCAGCCTGCTCGCGCGGAGCTTCGTCGCCCTGGCCTCGGTCGACCCTGGTTACGATGCGTCCAACACGCTCTCCGCGCACGTCAGTTTTCCGGGGGCGCGATACGACCCTGAGGCCCAGGCCCGGTTCGTCGAGCGCGTCCGCGAGCGACTCGCGGCCCTGCCCGACGTGGTGCACGCCGGTGCCGTCAACCTGCTGCCCCTGACGCCTGGCAACGCCATCGTCGTCTTCAACGTGCCGCCGCGCGACGCGGGTGGGCCCGACGACATGGTCCGCGCCGGTCTGCGAATCGCAAGCCCCGGGTACGTCGAGGCCATGGGCATCCCGGTGCTCGAGGGACGGGCCCTTTCGGAATGGGACGGACCAACCTCGCAGCGGGTGCTGCTCGTCAACCAGGCGTATGCCAGGCGGTACTCGCCAGACCGGTCGGTCGTCGGCACGCGCGTGCCCGGTGCGTTCGGTCCCGGCCAGGAATGGGAGATCGTCGGCGTCGTCGGCGACGTGCGCCGCGAAGGCCTCGACGCCGAGCCCGAACCGGAACTCTGGGTGTCGTACGCGCAGGTGGCCGACGCGCGGGGAAGGTTCGGCCGGCGCGCGAGCCTCGTCGTGCGCACGACGGGCGATCCCGTCGCCCTGGCGCCCGCGCTGCACACCATCGTGCGCGACGTCGACCCGTTGCTCGCCGTCGAGAGCGTCATGCCGATGGCGGCCCGCGTGTCGGCGTCGATCGCCCAGCCGCGGTTCCAGGCCGTGGTGCTCATGGTGTTCGGACTGTCGACGCTGGCGCTCGCGGCGGTGGGCCTGTACGGCATCCTCTCGTACACCGTCTCACAGCGACGCCGCGAGATCGGTGTGCGCACGGCCCTGGGCGCCACGCGCGCTGACATCGCCCGCCTCGTGGTGGGCCAGGGGCTCGTCCTGACCTCGGCCGGCATTCTGATCGGACTGGCGGCGGCGGCCGTGGCGAGCCGGTTCCTCGCGAGCCTGCTGTTTGGCATCACGACGACCGATGCCGTCACGTGGACCCTGGTGCCGGCGGTCCTGCTCGCCGTCGCCACGGCCGCCGCCTTCGTGCCCGCCCGGCGGGCCGCCCTCGTCGATCCGGTCGACGCGCTCCGCGCGGAGTGA
- a CDS encoding aldehyde dehydrogenase family protein codes for MSNALLSKLQITDVNPGACLGPGGWLTDPQGKAVVSINPTTGSPIASVLQASPECYQQVMGAASAAFLTWRETPAPKRGEVVRDLGNALREMKEPLGDLVSLEMGKIRAEGHGEVQEMIDICDFAVGLSRQLYGLTMASERPAHRMMEQWHPLGVVGLITSFNFPVAVWAWNTAIAAVCGDPVVWKPSGYTPLCGIAVQHIANRVAADHGLKGVFTLAIGAGRHVGELMLTDHRLPLISFTGSTSVGQHVAEVVARRFGRTILELGGNNAIIVTEDANLDMATRAILFGAVGTAGQRCTSTRRIIAHRSIARELTDRLVKAYAQVSIGDPLAEGTLMGPLVVADSVDEMMQAIEQARAEGGEVLCGGRLRPDLGPQFVEPAIVRMPAQTEIVKRETFAPVLYVLEYEEFSEALRLHNDVPQGLSSAIFTESVRKAEEFLSPRGSDCGIANVNIGTSGAEIGGAFGGEKETGGGRESGSDAWKAYMRRQTNTVNWSNALPLAQGIKFGD; via the coding sequence ATGTCGAACGCGCTCCTTTCGAAGCTGCAGATTACCGACGTCAACCCCGGGGCCTGCCTGGGGCCCGGCGGCTGGCTGACCGATCCCCAGGGCAAGGCCGTCGTCTCGATCAACCCGACGACGGGCTCGCCCATCGCCTCGGTGCTGCAGGCGAGTCCCGAGTGCTACCAGCAGGTGATGGGCGCGGCCTCGGCGGCGTTCCTGACCTGGCGCGAGACGCCCGCGCCGAAACGTGGCGAGGTGGTGCGCGACCTCGGCAACGCGCTCCGCGAGATGAAAGAGCCGCTCGGCGACCTCGTCAGCCTCGAGATGGGGAAGATCCGCGCCGAAGGCCACGGCGAGGTCCAGGAGATGATCGACATCTGCGACTTCGCCGTCGGGCTGTCGCGGCAGCTCTACGGGCTGACGATGGCATCGGAGCGGCCGGCGCATCGCATGATGGAGCAGTGGCACCCGCTCGGGGTGGTGGGCCTCATCACGTCGTTCAACTTCCCGGTGGCGGTCTGGGCGTGGAACACCGCCATCGCCGCCGTCTGCGGCGACCCGGTCGTCTGGAAGCCGTCGGGCTACACCCCCCTCTGCGGCATCGCCGTGCAGCACATCGCCAACCGAGTGGCTGCCGATCACGGCCTGAAGGGGGTGTTCACGCTCGCGATCGGCGCCGGCCGGCACGTGGGTGAGCTGATGCTGACCGACCACCGGCTGCCACTCATCTCGTTCACGGGTTCGACGAGCGTGGGTCAGCACGTGGCCGAAGTGGTGGCGCGGCGCTTCGGCCGGACCATCCTCGAGCTGGGGGGCAACAACGCGATCATCGTGACGGAGGACGCGAACCTGGACATGGCGACACGCGCCATCCTGTTCGGGGCGGTGGGCACGGCCGGCCAGCGCTGTACGTCGACGCGCCGGATCATCGCGCACCGGTCGATCGCCCGGGAGTTGACCGACCGCCTCGTGAAGGCCTATGCGCAGGTCTCCATCGGCGATCCGCTCGCCGAGGGCACGCTGATGGGTCCGCTCGTCGTCGCGGACTCGGTCGACGAGATGATGCAGGCCATCGAGCAGGCCAGGGCCGAGGGCGGCGAGGTGCTCTGCGGCGGTCGGCTGCGCCCGGACCTCGGCCCGCAGTTCGTCGAACCGGCCATCGTGCGGATGCCCGCGCAGACGGAGATCGTCAAGCGTGAGACGTTCGCCCCGGTGCTCTACGTGCTCGAGTACGAGGAGTTCAGCGAAGCGCTCCGCCTCCACAACGACGTGCCGCAGGGGCTCTCGAGCGCGATCTTCACCGAGAGCGTCCGCAAGGCCGAGGAGTTCCTCTCGCCGCGGGGTTCGGACTGCGGCATCGCCAACGTCAACATCGGCACCTCGGGTGCCGAGATCGGCGGGGCGTTCGGGGGCGAGAAGGAGACCGGCGGCGGACGCGAGTCGGGGTCCGACGCGTGGAAGGCCTACATGCGGCGGCAGACGAACACGGTGAACTGGTCAAACGCGCTGCCGCTCGCGCAGGGCATCAAGTTCGGCGACTGA